Proteins from a single region of Strix aluco isolate bStrAlu1 chromosome 5, bStrAlu1.hap1, whole genome shotgun sequence:
- the NDUFB2 gene encoding NADH dehydrogenase [ubiquinone] 1 beta subcomplex subunit 2, mitochondrial encodes MLVSLGRSAGRLLRAGSGATGLRHAGGGVHIPPRYRQFPELTRAQVIRSEVLSGFMWFWIFWHFWHSSDMVLGHFPYPDPSAWTDEELGIPPDDAE; translated from the exons ATGCTGGTGTCGCTGGGGCGGTCGGCGGGGCGGCTGCTGCGGGCCGGGAGCGGCGCGACCGGGCTGCGGCA CGCGGGCGGCGGGGTGCACATCCCGCCGCGGTACCGGCAGTTCCCGGAGCTGACGCGGGCGCAGGTGATCCGGAGCGAGGTCCTCAGCGGCTTCATGTGGTTCTGGATCTTCTGGCACTTCTGGCACAGCTCGGACATGGTGCTG GGCCACTTCCCCTACCCCGACCCTTCGGCCTGGACCGACGAGGAGCTCGGGATCCCTCCGGACGACGCGGAGTAG